The DNA region TCCCCGAGCCCCAGGCCCGGGCCATCCAGCACGCGCTCGAAGCGCAGGCCGGCGGCGACCTGACGCCAAAGGTGGCGTTCCAGTATTTCAGCCAGGCGCTGGAGCTCGGGCAATCCGCGGACGTGGCGCCGCGGCAGCACCCCGTCGCCCTGTACCAGTACACCGGCGGCACCACGGGCAGGAGCAAGGGCGCGGTGCTGACCCACGCCAACCTGCAGGCGGTACTGCGCATGGCCGAGGACTATCTCGCCGGCTTCGGCGCGCGGGTCGAGCCGGGCGAGGCCATCGTCACGCTGCCGCCGCTCTACCACATCTTCGCCTTCAACTTTAATTTCCTGCTGTTCTTCCGCCGTGGCGCGCGCAACCTGCTGGTGCCCAACCCGCGCCCGCTGGCCAATGCGCAGCCGGCCTTCGAACGCTTCCCGGTGCGCTGGATGACCGGGGTGGACACCCTCTACGCCGGGTTGCTGGCCGAGCCCTGGTTCCAGGCCAACCCGCCGGATCTGAAGCTCGCGGTCTCCGGCGGCACCTCGCTGCGCCCGGTCACCGGCGAGCGCTGGCGGGCGACGGTGGGGCAGATCCTCGAAGGCTACGGCCTGACCGAAAGCTGCTGCTTCGTCGCCTTCAACCCGCCGGGGCCCAAGGAGCGCCCGGGCACCGTCGGCCTGCCGCTGCCCGGCTGCGACGTGCGCATCGCCGATGCCGAAGGGGGCGAACTGGCGCCCGGCACGCCCGGCGAGCTGCTGGTGCGCGGCCCGCACATCATCGAACGCTACCTCGACCGCCCGGAGGAAACCCGCGAGGCCTTCGTCGACGGCTGGTTCCGCACCGGCGACATCGCGGTGATGGACGAGGACGGCTACATCCGCATCGTCGACCGCAAGAAGGACATGGTCCTGGTCTCCGGCTTCAACGTGTACCCCAACGAGGTGGAGGCGGTGATCGCCGAGCACCCGGACGTCAGCGAGGTGGCGGTGATCGGCGTGCCGGACGAGGCCACGGGGGAGGCGCTCTGTGCCTTCGTCGCGCTGCACCGGCCGGGGCTGGACGCGGGCGCCGTGATCAGCCATTGCCGCGAGCGGCTGACCGCCTACAAGGTGCCCAAGCGCATCGAGTTCCGCGCGCAATTGCCCAAGTCGCCCATCGGCAAGATACTCCGGGCCCAGCTGCGCGCCTGAGCGGGCATGGGCCCCTGCCGGGGCAGGTTTCTGTCTGATTGAGGAGTTCCGATGTCGATCTGGATCACCGCCTTGCCCGTGCTGGCGGTCGGGCTCGGCGCCCACTACCTGCGCACGGCGGCGCGCAAGCCGGAGCTGGTCTACCAGGCCAACCCGGAGAACCAGGCGCTGATCGCCCAGGTGCCGCGCCTCACCCGGCGCTTCTGGGCGACGCCCTGGCTGTTCAACGGCCACCTGCAACTGCTCGGCCTGGGCCTGAAGAAGGCCTTCGCCCCGCGCCTGGCCTACGACCGGGTCGACACCCTGCGCATGGCCGATGGCGGCACCACGGCGCTGCACTGGCTCGGCGCCGAGCTGCCGGCGGAGGTGCCGACCCTGGTGGTGCTGCACACCATCACCGGCTCGCCCCACAGCATGCGCGGCTTCGTGCGGGACCTGCAGCGGCTCACCGGCTGGCGCGTGGTGTTCTGCGAGCGCCGTGGCCACGGCCGGCTGCCGCTGACCAGCCCGCGCTTCAACACCATGGGTGACACGGCGGACCTGCGCGAGCAGCTGCGCGTGATCGGCGAGCGCTACCCCCGCTCGCCGCTCTACGCCGCGGGCATTTCCGCCGGCACGGGGCTGCTGATCCGCTACCTGGGCGAGGAGGGCGAGGCGACGCCGTTGCGCGGCGCCTTCGCCTACTGCCCGGGCTACGACATCCGCGTGGCCTTCGCCCGTTCGCGCGCGCCCTACACCCGCCTGATGGCGCGCAAGCTGGTGCGCCAGTTCGTCACCCCCAACCGCGAGGCGCTGGCGCACCTGCCCAGCCTGGCCGCCCTCGAAGGCGCGCAGAGCCTGGATGAATTCCACCGCCACCTGTACGAGTGCGCGGGCTACCCCAGCCAGCAGGCCTACCTGGAGAGCTGCAACCCGATCACCGTGATGGAGACGGTGAGCATCCCGCTGCTGGTGCTCAACGCCGAGGATGATCCGGTGTGCGTGGTGGGCAACGTGCGCGACCACCAGCACGCCATGGCACGCATGCCCAGGACCGTGCTGGCGGTCACCCGGCGCGGCAGCCACTGCGCCTACCTCGCCGGGTTCACCGCGCGCTCATGGGCGCATCACCTGGCGGCCGAGTTTCTCCGGGCGGTGGACAGGCAGGCCCGGCGCTAGTCACCGCGCGGACGCCTGAAGGCATGTTCAGACAGCCAGCGGTTACGTAATCTCGGCGTTGGCTCAGGGCGATATCCAAGGACCTGAGCCGCATCTGGCCGGCGCCGGGACCGGCCCTATCAAACTCGAATACGGTGACTCGATTGACTGACTATGCCTGCCTGCTGAAAACCCCATCGGTCCAGGTCTACCAGGCCCTGCGCCTGGGCGCCGGCCTTAGCGGCAAGACCGATGAGGCCGCGGCTCGAGGGCTGCCCAATACGCTCTTCGCCGTCCAGGTCCTGCAGGGGGAACAGCCCGTGGGGATGGGGCGGGTCATCGGTGATGGCGGCTGTTTCTTCCAGGTCGTGGACATCGCCGTCCTCAGGGAGCACCAGGGCAAGGGCCTGGGGAAGCGGATCATGGGCGAGATCCTCAAGTACATCCAAGCCCATGTTCCGGCGAGCGGTTATGTCAGCCTCATTGCAGACGGCCAGGCGCAGGACCTGTATGCGCAGTTCGGGTTCGTCCATACCGCGCCGCGTTCGGTGGGCATGGCGTACAGGCCGTCAGAGGCGATGGGCAAGAGCCGGTTGACCGATAACGGCTCCTGACCCGAACGGCCCCCTTGGAGGTCATGGGGCAGGGCCCTCCACCCGGGGACGGCTCCGCACGGCCCAGGGCTAGTGCGAGTGTGCTAATTGACCCCCGCCCATGGCGCCTCTAGATTCCAGCGCTCACCAGCGGGGTGCCTGTGGCGCCCGGCTGCCACCTCGGCAAAGGATGGGCCCGCCATGCGTTCTTCCCTCGTGCATCCGTTGTTCGCCCTGCTGCTGGTCACCACCCAGGGGATGGCGGCCGACGTCGAGGCGATCTTCCGCTCGCAGGACACCGACGGTGATGGCGCGATCTCCGTGGCGGAGGCGCGGGCCTCGGCGCCAGAGGCCTTCGCGGCCATCGATCGCAACGGCGACGGGGTGGTGGGCGTGGACGAAATCGCCGCGCACATGGTCGCCGAGAGCGGCCCGGACATGGCCTGGCCGGCACCGGTGCTGAATTCGGTGGCGCAGAAGACGCTGGAGTACTGGGATGCCGACCACGACGGCAAGGTGACCGGGCCGGAGTACGAGGACGCCTCGGTTGCCCTGATGCTGCTGGCGGACTCGGACGGTGACCGCAAGGTGACCCGCGAGGAGCTGCGGCGCTTCCGGGGCGAGGCACCCGCGCCCTGAATGAGCGGCGCCGGGATCCGAGGCGACCCGCTTCGAGCGCCTCGGCCATTGCCGGCTCCTGGCGCCTCACCCCCGCGAACGCGGGGGGCCACTGAACCCACCTCTCGCAAGTCGAGGCTCGCGGATGGCGGCCGCCCGGTCAGTTGGCAGCCGCTGCCCTGGCCCGCGCCGCATGCAGCTTCTTGTAGCTGTCGACCAGGCGCTGGTGGCGGTCCAGCCCTTCCAGCTTCAGGCTGGTGGGCGTCAGGCCGTGGAAGCGCACGCTGCCCTCCAGCGAGCCCAGCACCGCGTCCATGCGCTCGTTGCCGAACATGCGGCGGAAGTTGGCCTCGTAGTCGGCCATGTCCAGGTCGCCGTCCAGGGTCACTTCCAGCGCCGCGTTCAGGGCCTGGTAGAAGAGGCCGCGCTCGACGGTGTTGTCGTTGTACTGGAGGAAGGCTTCCACCAGTTCCTTGGCGTCTTCGAATTTCTTCAGCGCCAGGTGGATCAGCAGCTTCAGCTCCAGGATGGTCAGCTGGCCCCAGACGGTGTTGTCGTCGAACTCGATGCCGATCAGCGTGGTGATGTCGGTGTAGTCGTCGACCTCGGTGTTGTTCAGGTTGCGCAGCAGCGATTTCAGCTCGCGGTCGCTCAGGCGGTGCAGGTTGAGGATGTCGGCGCGGAACAGCAGGGCCTTGTTGGTGTTGTCCCAGATCAGGTCCTCCACCGGGTAGATCTCCGAGTAGCCGGGCACGAGGATGCGGCAGGCGTTGGCGCCGAGGTCGTCGTAGACCGCCATGTAGACCTCCTTGCCCATGTCTTCGAGGATGCCGAACAGGGTGGCGGCCTCCTCGGCGTTGCCGTCCTCGCCCTGGCTGGAGAAGTCCCACTCGACGAATTCGAAGTCGGCCCTGGCGCTGAAGAAGCGCCAGGACACCACGCCGCTGGAGTCGATGAAGTGCTCGACGAAGTTGTTCGGCTCGGTCAGCGCGTGGCTTTCGAAGGTCGGCTGCGGCAGGTCGTTGAGGCCCTCGAAGCTGCGCCCCTGGAGCAGCTCGGTGAGGCTGCGCTCCAGCGCCACTTCGAAGCTCGGGTGGGCGCCGAAGGAGGCGAACACGCCGCCGGTGCGCGGGTTCATCAGGGTCACGCACATCACCGGGAATTCACCGCCCAGGGAGGCGTCCTTCACCAGCACGGGGAAGCCCTGCTCCTCCAGGCCCTGGATGCCGGCGAGGATGCCGGGGTACTTGGCCAGCACGGCCTGGGGCACGTCCGGCAGGGCCAGCTCGCCTTCGAGGATCTCGCGCTTGACCGCCCGCTCGAAGATCTCCGACAGGCACTGCACCTGGGCTTCGGCCAGGGTGTTGCCGGCGCTCATGCCGTTGCTGAGGTAGAGGTTCTCGATCAGGTTGGACGGGAAGTACACCGTCTCGCCGTCGGACTGGCGCACGAAGGGCAGGGAGCAGATGCCGCGCGCGGTGTTGCCGGAGTTGGTGTCGTACAGGTGCGAGCCGCGCAGCTCGCCGTCCGGGTTGTAGATCGCCAGGCAGTGCTCGTCGAGGATCTCGGCCGGCAGGGCGTCCTTCGGGCCGGGCTTGAACCAGCGCTCGTTCGGGTAGTGGACGAAGTCGGCGTTGGCGATGTCCTCGCCCCAGAACTGGTCGTTGTAGAAGAAGTTGCAGTTCAGCCGCTCGATGAACTCGCCCAGGGCCGAGGCCAGGGCGCTTTCCTTGGTCGAGCCCTTGCCGTTGGTGAAGCACATCGGCGAGCTGGCGTCGCGTATGTGCAGCGACCAGACGTTGGGCACGATGTTGCGCCAGGAGGCGATCTCGATCTTCATGCCCAGCCCGGCGAGCAGGCCGGAGAGGTTGGCGATGGTCTCTTCCAGCGGCAGGTCCTTGCCGTGGATGCAGGTGCGCTGGCCGCTACTGGTGGGGATCAGCAGCGCCTGGGCGTCGGCGTCGAGGTTCTCCACCTCTTCGATGATGAACTCGGGGCCCTGCTGCACCACCTTCTTCACCGTGCAGCGGTCGATGGAGCGGAGGATGCCCAGGCGGTCCTTCTCGGAAATGTCGGCCGGCAGTTCCACCTGGATCTTGAAGATCTGCGCGTAGCGGTTCTCCGGGTCGACGATGTTGTTCTGCGACAGGCGGATGTTGTCGGTGGGGATGTCGCGGGTCTGGCAGTACAGCTTGACGAAGTACGCCGCGCACAGGGCCGAGGAGGCCAGGAAGTAGTCGAACGGCCCCGGCGCCGAGCCGTCGCCCTTGTAGCGGATCGGCTGGTCGGCGATCACCGTGAAGTCGTCGAACTTGGCTTCGAGGCGGAGGTTGTCGAGAAAATTGACCTTGATTTCCATGCGGGATACCGGCGTAAGGAGTCGAGCGGTGAAGGAGGGCGGTGTGGCCAGGCGGGCAGTTTACGCCGGGCGGCGCGTGATGCCTTCCTTTCAGGGGGACGGCATGGAAGCCGTCCGCCCGACGGAAGTCAACCCCCGGAACGCCGGGGCGCGGTCATGAGGCCCGCGAAAAGCGCTTGCGGAAGGCTGCCGGGGAAATGCCGACACGCTGGCCGAACAGGCGACGGAAGGAGTTGCTGTCCTCGTAGCCCACACGGCTGGTGATCTCGTCGAAGCCCAGGCGCGTGGTCTCCAGCAACTGCTTGGCCTTCTCCAGGCGCAAGGCCTGGAGGTAGGCCAGCGGCGTGGAGCCGGTGGCGTCCTTGAAGCGCCGCTTGAAGTTGCGCACGCCGAAACCGAAGCGCGCGGCGAGTTCGTCGATGCCCAGCGGGGCGGTGAAGTGGGCCTCCATCCAGTCCTGTACGCGCAGCACCGCCTCGTCGCCATGGCCACGCGGCATCGACCAGCTGACATAGACGGATTGCTCGCTGCGCGTGCCGTCGATCAGCAGGTAGCGGCTGCACTGCTGGGCCAGCTCGCGCGAGGCGAAGCGGCGGATCAGGTGCAGCAGCAGGTCCATGGCCGCGCTCGCGCCGGCGCTGCTGATGAGGCGGCCGTCCTCGCAGATGATGCGCCGCTCGTCCAGCCGGACCTCCGGGTAGCGACGGCGCAACAGGCCGGCGAAGGCCCAGTGGGTGGTGGCCTCGATGCCGTCGAGCAGCCCGGTGTCGGCGAGCATGAAGCTTGCCGTGCACATCGATGCGATGACCGCCCCCTGTCCGTGCTGGCGGCGCAGCCAGGCGCGATACCGTTCGAAAGCCGGCAGGGCCTCGCGCAGGCTGAAGAGGAAGCCGGGAATCAGCACCAGGTCGGTTCGCGCCACGTCATCGAGTGCGGCGTCCACCGCCATGGTCCGTCCCGAGGCGTTGGCCACCGGCTGCCCGTCCAGCGAAGCCACGCTCAGGGTGAATGGCGCGGGGGCGGGGGCGGCGAAGCGATTGGCCGCATCCAGTATCTCCAGCGCCAGGGCGGCGCTGGCGTGCGAGCTGTACTGGGCGAGCAGGAGCGTGACGTGCATGGGGATTCTCTTGCGCAAGTCGCATGGTATTAGTCATTTGTGCACCTACCTTATCGCAACCGCGCGCTCTAGAGTGCGGCACTCGTCGTTCAAACAGGTGTTCGCTAGATGAACCTATGGTTTCGCCTTCTGTTGATGCTGCTGCGCCGCCCCTGGCGCAAACCCGTACACGGGCTCGCCACCACCGTGGTGCGGCTGCGCGTATGGCCGCTGGACCTGGACCTCAACCGGCATGTCACCAATGGCCGCTATTTCACCCTGGCCGACATCGGGCGGATGGATTACGTACTGCGCAGCGGCGCCTATCGCGTGGCGTTGCGGCATCGCGCGCTGCCCATCGTGGGGGATGTGTGGGGCAAGTTCCGCCGCGAGCTGAAGCTGTTCGAGCGCTTCGAGGTCCACTCGCGGATGCTGGGCTGGGACGAGAAGTGGAGCTTCATGGAGCACCGCTTCGTCAAGGACCAGCGGGTGATTGCGGTGGTGGTGATGCGGGGGCTGTTCCGCGGCCCCAAGGGCACCGTGGCGCCCGCTGAGTTCGCGCGTGAACTGGGTGTGGACGAATCGCCGGCGTTGCCAGGGTGGCTGCAGGACTGGTCGGCCAGTTGCGACGGCCTGAGCGAGCACCTGCGCGAGGCGGAGGCGCCGCTGCGATAGCGGCGGCATGGGGTCACCGGATTCTGGCCGCAGCCCCCAAGGCTGCGTCAGCGGCCCGTACAGGGCAGGCTCATGGTCACGTAAGAGAAGTCGCGCCCATCGATCCTGAACATGTGCGGGATTTCCCCCACCTGGACGAACCCCGCCCGTCGATACAGGGCGATGGCTGCCTGATTGGTACCGAGCACCTGCAGATCGATCCATTCCAGGAGGTCCGTGCTGGCGGCCCAGTGTCTGGCGTGATGGATCAGCGCCGCCCCCAGCCCTTGTCGCCTCCAGGTTCGATGGACCCCCATGCCCAGCAGGCAGCGGTGTGCCGTATAGCGCTCGCTATGCCCTCGCAGATCGATATGCCCGAGAATCTCGCCGGCGGGGCCGCGCGCGACCCACGCACGGCGCCAGCCTGGCGTACCGACGGGCATCTCCAGGCCGGCGCGG from Pseudomonas tohonis includes:
- a CDS encoding EF-hand domain-containing protein codes for the protein MRSSLVHPLFALLLVTTQGMAADVEAIFRSQDTDGDGAISVAEARASAPEAFAAIDRNGDGVVGVDEIAAHMVAESGPDMAWPAPVLNSVAQKTLEYWDADHDGKVTGPEYEDASVALMLLADSDGDRKVTREELRRFRGEAPAP
- a CDS encoding GNAT family N-acetyltransferase, with the protein product MTDYACLLKTPSVQVYQALRLGAGLSGKTDEAAARGLPNTLFAVQVLQGEQPVGMGRVIGDGGCFFQVVDIAVLREHQGKGLGKRIMGEILKYIQAHVPASGYVSLIADGQAQDLYAQFGFVHTAPRSVGMAYRPSEAMGKSRLTDNGS
- a CDS encoding GNAT family N-acetyltransferase, yielding MQTPPIEALPPSDFGAFIDYLNEHLQENGTPEVGYFQPLSRSHSSYPQEREQAFRAGLEMPVGTPGWRRAWVARGPAGEILGHIDLRGHSERYTAHRCLLGMGVHRTWRRQGLGAALIHHARHWAASTDLLEWIDLQVLGTNQAAIALYRRAGFVQVGEIPHMFRIDGRDFSYVTMSLPCTGR
- a CDS encoding OsmC domain/YcaO domain-containing protein, giving the protein MEIKVNFLDNLRLEAKFDDFTVIADQPIRYKGDGSAPGPFDYFLASSALCAAYFVKLYCQTRDIPTDNIRLSQNNIVDPENRYAQIFKIQVELPADISEKDRLGILRSIDRCTVKKVVQQGPEFIIEEVENLDADAQALLIPTSSGQRTCIHGKDLPLEETIANLSGLLAGLGMKIEIASWRNIVPNVWSLHIRDASSPMCFTNGKGSTKESALASALGEFIERLNCNFFYNDQFWGEDIANADFVHYPNERWFKPGPKDALPAEILDEHCLAIYNPDGELRGSHLYDTNSGNTARGICSLPFVRQSDGETVYFPSNLIENLYLSNGMSAGNTLAEAQVQCLSEIFERAVKREILEGELALPDVPQAVLAKYPGILAGIQGLEEQGFPVLVKDASLGGEFPVMCVTLMNPRTGGVFASFGAHPSFEVALERSLTELLQGRSFEGLNDLPQPTFESHALTEPNNFVEHFIDSSGVVSWRFFSARADFEFVEWDFSSQGEDGNAEEAATLFGILEDMGKEVYMAVYDDLGANACRILVPGYSEIYPVEDLIWDNTNKALLFRADILNLHRLSDRELKSLLRNLNNTEVDDYTDITTLIGIEFDDNTVWGQLTILELKLLIHLALKKFEDAKELVEAFLQYNDNTVERGLFYQALNAALEVTLDGDLDMADYEANFRRMFGNERMDAVLGSLEGSVRFHGLTPTSLKLEGLDRHQRLVDSYKKLHAARARAAAAN
- a CDS encoding GlxA family transcriptional regulator; this translates as MHVTLLLAQYSSHASAALALEILDAANRFAAPAPAPFTLSVASLDGQPVANASGRTMAVDAALDDVARTDLVLIPGFLFSLREALPAFERYRAWLRRQHGQGAVIASMCTASFMLADTGLLDGIEATTHWAFAGLLRRRYPEVRLDERRIICEDGRLISSAGASAAMDLLLHLIRRFASRELAQQCSRYLLIDGTRSEQSVYVSWSMPRGHGDEAVLRVQDWMEAHFTAPLGIDELAARFGFGVRNFKRRFKDATGSTPLAYLQALRLEKAKQLLETTRLGFDEITSRVGYEDSNSFRRLFGQRVGISPAAFRKRFSRAS
- a CDS encoding thioesterase family protein, with the protein product MNLWFRLLLMLLRRPWRKPVHGLATTVVRLRVWPLDLDLNRHVTNGRYFTLADIGRMDYVLRSGAYRVALRHRALPIVGDVWGKFRRELKLFERFEVHSRMLGWDEKWSFMEHRFVKDQRVIAVVVMRGLFRGPKGTVAPAEFARELGVDESPALPGWLQDWSASCDGLSEHLREAEAPLR
- a CDS encoding AMP-binding protein, encoding MTTRRWEKHYPPQLQGYRIDAESLAGNLADCARDAAQRFADAPAFTQVLPNGLHADLSFSEIERLSSVFAAYLVREQGLQVGDVVALQLPNSLHYPIAVLGAWKAGLIVTNVNPLYTERELDAQLADSGAKLLVACDLFAQRAQPVLEQRGIALVLTRLSDFFPEPQARAIQHALEAQAGGDLTPKVAFQYFSQALELGQSADVAPRQHPVALYQYTGGTTGRSKGAVLTHANLQAVLRMAEDYLAGFGARVEPGEAIVTLPPLYHIFAFNFNFLLFFRRGARNLLVPNPRPLANAQPAFERFPVRWMTGVDTLYAGLLAEPWFQANPPDLKLAVSGGTSLRPVTGERWRATVGQILEGYGLTESCCFVAFNPPGPKERPGTVGLPLPGCDVRIADAEGGELAPGTPGELLVRGPHIIERYLDRPEETREAFVDGWFRTGDIAVMDEDGYIRIVDRKKDMVLVSGFNVYPNEVEAVIAEHPDVSEVAVIGVPDEATGEALCAFVALHRPGLDAGAVISHCRERLTAYKVPKRIEFRAQLPKSPIGKILRAQLRA
- a CDS encoding YheT family hydrolase, coding for MSIWITALPVLAVGLGAHYLRTAARKPELVYQANPENQALIAQVPRLTRRFWATPWLFNGHLQLLGLGLKKAFAPRLAYDRVDTLRMADGGTTALHWLGAELPAEVPTLVVLHTITGSPHSMRGFVRDLQRLTGWRVVFCERRGHGRLPLTSPRFNTMGDTADLREQLRVIGERYPRSPLYAAGISAGTGLLIRYLGEEGEATPLRGAFAYCPGYDIRVAFARSRAPYTRLMARKLVRQFVTPNREALAHLPSLAALEGAQSLDEFHRHLYECAGYPSQQAYLESCNPITVMETVSIPLLVLNAEDDPVCVVGNVRDHQHAMARMPRTVLAVTRRGSHCAYLAGFTARSWAHHLAAEFLRAVDRQARR